From Kineosporia succinea, the proteins below share one genomic window:
- a CDS encoding GGDEF domain-containing protein, protein MRRRGNSTGHRGRRPARGHRWRSRAGRWAAAGRGLLRATGAWSVPDATRAGIGMLLASAVLLTVDGLSTTYTGAALAFNVGLTVLLLGFALLLARHGPRLPPPSFLAIPLASSLMLTGMSFAKGQGDTAALLASTLPILYGAAILRPLGSYTLLAYNVASDAALTFGLLPPREAFRSMAYLLVVVGASSILITRGTTSTRELTALLREQAGVDTLTGLVTRRVLDETAHGALTAGQHTVGTALMLIDVDKFKTINDTLGHPVGDLALKHLAAVLAANTRPDCVIGRLGGDELAVLLPGCEYDVAIRRAEQLVEAVRGSPLELPGGGELPLSVSIGVAHAPTDGADLPGLYEAADGALYEAKRGGRGRSAHAKGVG, encoded by the coding sequence ATGAGACGACGGGGGAACTCCACCGGGCACCGGGGCCGTCGGCCGGCCCGGGGGCACCGGTGGCGGAGCCGGGCCGGCCGATGGGCCGCCGCCGGGCGCGGGCTGCTGCGTGCCACCGGGGCCTGGAGCGTGCCCGACGCCACCCGTGCCGGGATCGGCATGCTGCTCGCCTCGGCCGTGCTGCTGACCGTCGACGGGCTCTCCACCACCTACACCGGCGCCGCCCTGGCCTTCAACGTCGGGCTCACCGTGCTGCTGCTCGGGTTCGCGCTGCTGCTGGCCCGCCACGGCCCGCGGCTGCCCCCGCCGAGCTTCCTGGCCATCCCGCTGGCGTCCTCGCTGATGCTCACCGGGATGAGCTTCGCCAAGGGCCAGGGCGACACCGCCGCCCTCCTCGCGTCCACCCTGCCGATCCTCTACGGCGCCGCGATCCTGCGCCCGCTGGGCAGCTACACCCTTCTCGCCTACAACGTGGCCAGCGACGCCGCCCTCACGTTCGGCCTGCTGCCCCCGCGCGAGGCGTTCCGGTCGATGGCCTACCTGCTCGTGGTGGTGGGGGCCAGCAGCATCCTGATCACCCGCGGCACCACGTCCACCCGCGAGCTCACCGCCCTGCTGCGCGAACAGGCCGGTGTGGACACGCTCACCGGTCTCGTCACCCGGCGGGTGCTCGACGAGACCGCCCACGGCGCCCTGACCGCCGGGCAGCACACCGTGGGCACGGCACTGATGCTCATCGACGTCGACAAGTTCAAGACCATCAACGACACGCTCGGCCACCCGGTCGGCGACCTGGCGCTGAAACACCTCGCCGCGGTGCTGGCGGCCAACACCCGCCCGGACTGCGTGATCGGCCGGCTCGGCGGTGACGAGCTGGCCGTGCTCCTGCCCGGGTGCGAGTACGACGTGGCCATCCGCCGGGCCGAGCAGCTCGTCGAGGCGGTCCGCGGCTCCCCGCTGGAACTGCCCGGGGGCGGCGAGCTGCCGCTGAGCGTCAGCATCGGCGTGGCCCACGCGCCCACCGACGGCGCCGACCTGCCCGGGCTCTACGAGGCCGCGGACGGGGCGCTCTACGAGGCGAAGCGGGGCGGACGGGGCCGGTCCGCGCACGCGAAGGGGGTTGGATGA
- a CDS encoding oxidoreductase, with translation MATTDSWIDENIPGQDGRVVVVTGGNSGIGAVTAGALAARGARVVLACRDVSRGEAAAAGMTGDVRVLPLDLADLASVRAFPERLGEPVHVLLNNAGVMAVPHSTTRDGFELHLGTNFLGPFALTGLLLPQITERVVTLSSVVHRRGRIDLDDLNWEHRRYARWGAYAQSKLADLMFARELQRRLAAAGSPVLSVAAHPGIAKTELTSHTGSLVQGAVLSLSSRMAGHSAEMGALPLLYAAASPDASPGGYYGPTGPGEVRGYPGLAASSTAAQDKKVAAALWARAQELTGVAYPSKR, from the coding sequence GTGGCCACGACCGACAGCTGGATCGACGAGAACATCCCTGGTCAGGACGGCCGGGTCGTGGTGGTGACCGGTGGGAACAGCGGCATCGGGGCGGTCACGGCAGGAGCCCTGGCGGCCCGCGGGGCCCGGGTGGTGCTGGCCTGCCGCGACGTGTCCAGGGGCGAGGCGGCCGCCGCCGGGATGACCGGTGACGTGCGCGTGCTGCCTCTCGACCTGGCCGATCTGGCGTCGGTGCGGGCCTTTCCGGAGCGGCTCGGGGAGCCGGTGCACGTCCTGCTCAACAACGCCGGCGTCATGGCCGTGCCGCACAGCACCACGAGAGACGGTTTCGAGCTGCACCTGGGCACGAACTTCCTGGGGCCGTTCGCTCTCACCGGGTTGCTGCTGCCACAGATCACCGAGCGGGTGGTGACGCTCTCCAGCGTGGTGCACCGGCGCGGCCGGATCGACCTCGACGACCTCAACTGGGAGCATCGCCGTTACGCCCGCTGGGGTGCCTACGCCCAGTCGAAGCTGGCCGACCTGATGTTCGCCCGGGAGCTGCAGCGCCGCCTGGCCGCCGCGGGTTCGCCGGTGCTGTCGGTCGCCGCCCACCCGGGCATCGCGAAGACCGAGCTGACCTCGCACACCGGGTCACTGGTGCAGGGAGCGGTGCTGTCGCTGAGCTCGCGCATGGCCGGGCACTCCGCCGAGATGGGCGCCCTGCCCCTGCTTTACGCGGCGGCGAGCCCGGACGCCTCCCCCGGTGGCTACTACGGTCCGACCGGTCCGGGCGAGGTGCGGGGCTACCCGGGCCTGGCCGCGTCGAGCACGGCCGCGCAGGACAAGAAGGTCGCGGCGGCCCTGTGGGCGCGGGCCCAGGAGCTCACCGGCGTGGCGTATCCCTCAAAGCGTTAG